The proteins below come from a single Microtus ochrogaster isolate Prairie Vole_2 chromosome 8, MicOch1.0, whole genome shotgun sequence genomic window:
- the Ltbp3 gene encoding latent-transforming growth factor beta-binding protein 3 isoform X1, giving the protein MPGPRGATRGLAPAMLPAGASGLLALLLLALLGPGGGAEGGPAGERGTGGGGALARERFKVVFAPVICKRTCLKGQCRDSCQQGSNMTLIGENGHSTDTLTGSGFRVVVCPLPCMNGGQCSSRNQCLCPPDFTGRFCQVPAAGTGAGTGSSGPGLARTAAMSTGPLPPLAPEGESVASKHAIYAVQVIADPPGPGEGPPAQHAAFLVPLGPGQISAEVQAPPPVVNVRVHHPPEASVQVHRIEGANAEGPASSQHLLPHPKPPHPRPPTQKPLGRCFQDTLPKQPCGSNPLPGLTKQEDCCGSIGTAWGQSKCHKCPQLQYTGVQKPGPVRGEVGADCPQGYKRLNSTHCQDINECAMPGMCRHGDCLNNPGSYRCVCPPGHSLGPSRTQCIADKPEEKSLCFRLVSTEHQCQHPLTTRLTRQLCCCSVGKAWGARCQRCPADGTAAFKEICPAGKGYHILTSHQTLTIQGESDFSLFLHPDGPPKPQQLPESSSRAPPPEDTEEERGVTMDPPVSEERSVQQSHPTATTSPARPYPELISRPSPPTFHRFPPELLPSRSAVEIAPTQVTETDECRLNQNICGHGQCVPGPSDYSCHCNPGYRSHPQHRYCVDVNECEAEPCGPGRGICMNTGGSYNCHCNRGYRLHVGAGGRSCVDLNECAKPHLCGDGGFCINFPGHYKCNCYPGYRLKSSRPPVCEDIDECRDPSTCPDGKCENKPGSFKCIACQPGYRSQGGGACRDVNECSEGSPCSPGWCENLPGSFRCTCAQGYEPAPDGRSCVDVDECEAGRSMCSNGICTNTPGSFQCQCLSGYHLSRDRSHCEDIDECDFPAACIGGDCINTNGSYRCLCPQGHRLVGGRKCQDIDECSQDPGLCLPHGTCENLQGSYVCVCDEGFTLTQDQHGCEEVEQPHHKKECYLNFDDTVFCDSVLATNVTQQECCCSLGAGWGDHCEIYPCPVYSSAEFHSLCPDGKGYTQDNNIVNYGIPAHRDIDECVLFGAEICKEGKCVNTQPGYECYCKQGFYYDGNLLECVDVDECLDESNCRNGVCENTRGGYRCACTPPAEYSPVQRQCLSPEEMDVDECQDPAACRPGRCVNLPGSYRCECHPPWVPGPSGRDCQLPESQAEHAPERREVCWGQRGEDGMCMGPLAGPALTFDDCCCRQGRGWGTQCRPCPPRGTGSQCPTSQSESNSFWDTSPLVLGKSPRDEDSSEEDSDECRCVSGRCVQRPGGAVCECPGGFQLDASRARCVDIDECRELNQRGLLCKSERCVNTSGSFRCVCKAGFTRSRPHGACVPQRRR; this is encoded by the exons ATGCCCGGGCCCCGAGGGGCTACCCGCGGCCTGGCCCCTGCGATGCTCCCAGCCGGGGCATCGGGGCTGTTGGCGCTGCTGCTGCTGGCGCTGTTGGGCCCGGGCGGCGGGGCCGAGGGGGGGCCGGCCGGCGAGCGGGGCACGGGCGGGGGCGGGGCACTAGCCCGCGAGCGCTTCAAGGTGGTCTTTGCTCCGGTGATCTGCAAGCGGACCTGTCTGAAGGGCCAGTGTCGGGACAGCTGTCAGCAGGGCTCCAATATGACGCTCATCGGAGAGAACGGCCACAGTACCGACACGCTCACCGGCTCTGGCTTCCGCGTGG TGGTGTGCCCTCTACCCTGCATGAACGGTGGCCAGTGCTCCTCCCGAAACCAGTGTCTGTGTCCCCCGGACTTCACGGGGCGCTTCTGCCAGGTGCCTGCTGCAGGAACTGGAGCGGGCACCGGCAGCTCAGGCCCCGGACTGGCCCGGACTGCGGCCATGTCCACAGGCCCGCTGCCGCCCCTTGCTCCAGAAGGCGAGTCTGTGGCTAGCAAACACGCCATCTACGCGGTGCAGGTGATCGCGGATCCTCCCGGGCCGGGGGAGGGACCCCCTGCCCAACATGCTGCTTTCCTGGTGCCTCTGGGGCCAGGACAAATCTCAGCAGAAG TGCAGGCTCCGCCCCCCGTGGTGAACGTGCGTGTCCATCACCCTCCGGAAGCTTCCGTTCAGGTGCACCGCATAGAAGGGGCAAATGCAGAAggcccagcctcctcccagcaCCTGCTGCCACATCCCAAGCCCCCGCACCCGAGGCCACCCACCCAAAAGCCACTGGGCCGCTGCTTCCAGGATACGCTGCCCAAGCAGCCC TGTGGCAGCAACCCTTTGCCTGGTCTCACcaagcaggaagattgctgtggGAGCATCGGTACTGCCTGGGGACAAAGCAAGTGCCACAAGTGTCCACAGCTTCAGT ATACAGGGGTGCAGAAGCCAGGACCTGTACGTGGGGAGGTGGGTGCTGACTGCCCCCAAGGCTACAAGAGGCTCAACAGCACCCATTGCCAGG ATATCAATGAATGCGCGATGCCCGGCATGTGTCGCCATGGAGACTGTCTCAACAACCCTGGCTCTTATCGCTGTGTCTGCCCACCCGGTCATAGCTTGGGCCCCTCACGGACACAGTGCATTG CAGACAAACCAGAGGAGAAGAGCCTGTGTTTCCGCCTGGTGAGCACCGAACACCAGTGCCAGCATCCTCTGACCACACGCCTCACCCGCCAACTCTGCTGCTGCAGTGTGGGAAAAGCCTGGGGTGCACGGTGCCAGCGCTGTCCAGCAGATGGTACAG CAGCCTTCAAGGAGATCTGCCCGGCTGGGAAGGGGTACCATATCCTCACCTCCCACCAGACACTCACCATCCAGGGTGAAAGTgacttttcccttttcctgcaCCCTGATGGACCACCCAAACCCCAGCAGCTGCCTGAGAGCTCCAGCAGAGCGCCACCAcctgaagacacagaggaagagagag GCGTGACCATGGACCCC CCAGTGAGCGAGGAGCGATCGGTGCAGCAGAGCCACCCCACCGCCACCACGTCACCTGCCCGGCCTTACCCAG AGCTGATCTCTCGCCCCTCCCCACCTACCTTTCACCGGTTCCCGCCAGAATTGCTCCCGTCCCGAAGTGCAGTAGAGATCGCCCCTACTCAGGTCACAG AGACGGATGAGTGCCGATTGAACCAGAATATCTGTGGCCACGGACAGTGTGTGCCTGGCCCCTCGGATTACTCGTGCCACTGCAACCCGGGCTACCGGTCACATCCGCAACACCGCTACTGCGTTG ATGTGAATGAATGCGAGGCGGAGCCGTGTGGCCCCGGGAGAGGCATCTGTATGAACACTGGAGGCTCCTATAATTGTCACTGCAACCGAGGCTACCGCCTCCATGTGGGCGCAGGGGGACGATCGTGCGTAG ACCTGAATGAGTGCGCCAAGCCTCACCTGTGCGGCGACGGCGGCTTTTGCATCAACTTCCCCGGTCACTATAAATGCAACTGCTACCCTGGCTACCGGCTCAAATCCTCCCGACCTCCCGTGTGTGAAG ACATCGACGAGTGTCGCGACCCTAGCACCTGCCCCGATGGCAAATGTGAAAACAAACCTGGCAGCTTTAAGTGCATCGCGTGCCAGCCCGGCTATCGCAGCCAGGGGGGCGGGGCCTGTCGTG ATGTCAACGAGTGCTCCGAGGGCAGTCCCTGTTCTCCAGGATGGTGCGAGAACCTTCCCGGCTCCTTCCGATGCACTTGCGCCCAGGGATACGAGCCCGCACCGGACGGCCGCAGCTGCGTGG ACGTGGATGAGTGTGAGGCTGGGAGGAGCATGTGCAGCAATGGTATCTGCACCAACACACCGGGCTCCTTCCAGTGCCAGTGCCTCTCTGGCTATCATCTGTCAAGGGACCGGAGCCACTGTGAGG ACATCGATGAATGTGACTTCCCCGCGGCCTGCATTGGAGGTGACTGCATCAATACCAATGGCTCCTACAGATGTCTTTGTCCCCAGGGGCATCGGCTGGTGGGCGGCAGGAAGTGTCAAG ATATAGATGAGTGCAGCCAGGACCCAGGCCTGTGCCTGCCCCATGGGACCTGTGAAAACCTCCAGGGCTCCTACGTCTGTGTCTGTGACGAGGGCTTCACACTCACCCAGGACCAGCATGGCTGTGAGG AGGTGGAGCAGCCCCACCACAAGAAGGAGTGCTACCTTAACTTTGATGACACCGTGTTCTGCGACAGCGTGTTGGCCACCAATGTCACCCAGCAGGAGTGCTGCTGCTCACTAGGAGCTGGCTGGGGAGACCACTGTGAAATCTATCCCTGTCCGGTCTACAGCTCAG CTGAGTTTCACAGCCTCTGTCCTGACGGAAAGGGCTACACACAGGACAACAACATCGTCAACTATGGCATCCCAGCCCACCGTG ACATCGACGAGTGTGTGCTGTTTGGGGCGGAGATCTGCAAGGAAGGCAAGTGTGTAAACACACAGCCCGGCTACGAGTGCTACTGCAAGCAGGGCTTCTACTACGATGGCAACCTGCTGGAATGTGTAG ACGTGGACGAGTGCTTGGACGAGTCCAACTGCAGGAACGGAGTGTGTGAGAACACACGCGGTGGCTACCGCTGCGCCTGCACGCCACCCGCAGAGTATAGCCCGGTGCAACGGCAGTGTCTAAGCCCAGAGGAGATGG ACGTGGATGAGTGCCAGGATCCGGCTGCTTGCCGCCCTGGCCGCTGCGTCAACCTCCCGGGCTCCTACCGCTGCGAATGTCACCCGCCCTGGGTGCCCGGGCCCTCCGGCCGCGACTGCCAGCTCCCTGAGAGCCAGGCGG AGCATGCCCCAGAGCGACGTGAAGTATGCTGGGGCCAGCGAGGAGAGGATGGCATGTGTATGGGGCCCCTAGCCGGGCCTGCCCTCACTTTTGATGACTGCTGTTGCCGCCAGGGCCGGGGCTGGGGCACCCAGTGCAGACCATGCCCGCCACGTGGCACTG GGTCCCAGTGTCCGACTTCGCAGAGTGAGAGCAATTCTTTCTGGGACACGAGCCCCCTAGTGCTGGGGAAGTCTCCTCGAG ACGAGGACAGCTCCGAAGAAGATTCAGATGAGTGCCGCTGTGTGAGCGGTCGCTGTGTGCAGCGGCCAGGAGGGGCAGTGTGTGAGTGTCCTGGCGGCTTTCAGCTGGACGCCTCCCGCGCCCGTTGCGTGG ACATCGATGAGTGCCGAGAGCTGAATCAGCGTGGGCTGCTGTGCAAGAGCGAGCGGTGCGTGAACACGAGTGGTTCCTTCCGCTGTGTCTGCAAAGCTGGCTTCACACGCAGCCGCCCTCATGGGGCCTGCGTGCCTCAGCGGCGCCGCTGA
- the Ltbp3 gene encoding latent-transforming growth factor beta-binding protein 3 isoform X2, whose translation MPGPRGATRGLAPAMLPAGASGLLALLLLALLGPGGGAEGGPAGERGTGGGGALARERFKVVFAPVICKRTCLKGQCRDSCQQGSNMTLIGENGHSTDTLTGSGFRVVVCPLPCMNGGQCSSRNQCLCPPDFTGRFCQVPAAGTGAGTGSSGPGLARTAAMSTGPLPPLAPEGESVASKHAIYAVQVIADPPGPGEGPPAQHAAFLVPLGPGQISAEVQAPPPVVNVRVHHPPEASVQVHRIEGANAEGPASSQHLLPHPKPPHPRPPTQKPLGRCFQDTLPKQPCGSNPLPGLTKQEDCCGSIGTAWGQSKCHKCPQLQYTGVQKPGPVRGEVGADCPQGYKRLNSTHCQDINECAMPGMCRHGDCLNNPGSYRCVCPPGHSLGPSRTQCIADKPEEKSLCFRLVSTEHQCQHPLTTRLTRQLCCCSVGKAWGARCQRCPADGTAAFKEICPAGKGYHILTSHQTLTIQGESDFSLFLHPDGPPKPQQLPESSSRAPPPEDTEEERGVTMDPPVSEERSVQQSHPTATTSPARPYPELISRPSPPTFHRFPPELLPSRSAVEIAPTQVTETDECRLNQNICGHGQCVPGPSDYSCHCNPGYRSHPQHRYCVDVNECEAEPCGPGRGICMNTGGSYNCHCNRGYRLHVGAGGRSCVDLNECAKPHLCGDGGFCINFPGHYKCNCYPGYRLKSSRPPVCEDIDECRDPSTCPDGKCENKPGSFKCIACQPGYRSQGGGACRDVNECSEGSPCSPGWCENLPGSFRCTCAQGYEPAPDGRSCVDVDECEAGRSMCSNGICTNTPGSFQCQCLSGYHLSRDRSHCEDIDECDFPAACIGGDCINTNGSYRCLCPQGHRLVGGRKCQDIDECSQDPGLCLPHGTCENLQGSYVCVCDEGFTLTQDQHGCEEVEQPHHKKECYLNFDDTVFCDSVLATNVTQQECCCSLGAGWGDHCEIYPCPVYSSAEFHSLCPDGKGYTQDNNIVNYGIPAHRDIDECVLFGAEICKEGKCVNTQPGYECYCKQGFYYDGNLLECVDVDECLDESNCRNGVCENTRGGYRCACTPPAEYSPVQRQCLSPEEMEHAPERREVCWGQRGEDGMCMGPLAGPALTFDDCCCRQGRGWGTQCRPCPPRGTGSQCPTSQSESNSFWDTSPLVLGKSPRDEDSSEEDSDECRCVSGRCVQRPGGAVCECPGGFQLDASRARCVDIDECRELNQRGLLCKSERCVNTSGSFRCVCKAGFTRSRPHGACVPQRRR comes from the exons ATGCCCGGGCCCCGAGGGGCTACCCGCGGCCTGGCCCCTGCGATGCTCCCAGCCGGGGCATCGGGGCTGTTGGCGCTGCTGCTGCTGGCGCTGTTGGGCCCGGGCGGCGGGGCCGAGGGGGGGCCGGCCGGCGAGCGGGGCACGGGCGGGGGCGGGGCACTAGCCCGCGAGCGCTTCAAGGTGGTCTTTGCTCCGGTGATCTGCAAGCGGACCTGTCTGAAGGGCCAGTGTCGGGACAGCTGTCAGCAGGGCTCCAATATGACGCTCATCGGAGAGAACGGCCACAGTACCGACACGCTCACCGGCTCTGGCTTCCGCGTGG TGGTGTGCCCTCTACCCTGCATGAACGGTGGCCAGTGCTCCTCCCGAAACCAGTGTCTGTGTCCCCCGGACTTCACGGGGCGCTTCTGCCAGGTGCCTGCTGCAGGAACTGGAGCGGGCACCGGCAGCTCAGGCCCCGGACTGGCCCGGACTGCGGCCATGTCCACAGGCCCGCTGCCGCCCCTTGCTCCAGAAGGCGAGTCTGTGGCTAGCAAACACGCCATCTACGCGGTGCAGGTGATCGCGGATCCTCCCGGGCCGGGGGAGGGACCCCCTGCCCAACATGCTGCTTTCCTGGTGCCTCTGGGGCCAGGACAAATCTCAGCAGAAG TGCAGGCTCCGCCCCCCGTGGTGAACGTGCGTGTCCATCACCCTCCGGAAGCTTCCGTTCAGGTGCACCGCATAGAAGGGGCAAATGCAGAAggcccagcctcctcccagcaCCTGCTGCCACATCCCAAGCCCCCGCACCCGAGGCCACCCACCCAAAAGCCACTGGGCCGCTGCTTCCAGGATACGCTGCCCAAGCAGCCC TGTGGCAGCAACCCTTTGCCTGGTCTCACcaagcaggaagattgctgtggGAGCATCGGTACTGCCTGGGGACAAAGCAAGTGCCACAAGTGTCCACAGCTTCAGT ATACAGGGGTGCAGAAGCCAGGACCTGTACGTGGGGAGGTGGGTGCTGACTGCCCCCAAGGCTACAAGAGGCTCAACAGCACCCATTGCCAGG ATATCAATGAATGCGCGATGCCCGGCATGTGTCGCCATGGAGACTGTCTCAACAACCCTGGCTCTTATCGCTGTGTCTGCCCACCCGGTCATAGCTTGGGCCCCTCACGGACACAGTGCATTG CAGACAAACCAGAGGAGAAGAGCCTGTGTTTCCGCCTGGTGAGCACCGAACACCAGTGCCAGCATCCTCTGACCACACGCCTCACCCGCCAACTCTGCTGCTGCAGTGTGGGAAAAGCCTGGGGTGCACGGTGCCAGCGCTGTCCAGCAGATGGTACAG CAGCCTTCAAGGAGATCTGCCCGGCTGGGAAGGGGTACCATATCCTCACCTCCCACCAGACACTCACCATCCAGGGTGAAAGTgacttttcccttttcctgcaCCCTGATGGACCACCCAAACCCCAGCAGCTGCCTGAGAGCTCCAGCAGAGCGCCACCAcctgaagacacagaggaagagagag GCGTGACCATGGACCCC CCAGTGAGCGAGGAGCGATCGGTGCAGCAGAGCCACCCCACCGCCACCACGTCACCTGCCCGGCCTTACCCAG AGCTGATCTCTCGCCCCTCCCCACCTACCTTTCACCGGTTCCCGCCAGAATTGCTCCCGTCCCGAAGTGCAGTAGAGATCGCCCCTACTCAGGTCACAG AGACGGATGAGTGCCGATTGAACCAGAATATCTGTGGCCACGGACAGTGTGTGCCTGGCCCCTCGGATTACTCGTGCCACTGCAACCCGGGCTACCGGTCACATCCGCAACACCGCTACTGCGTTG ATGTGAATGAATGCGAGGCGGAGCCGTGTGGCCCCGGGAGAGGCATCTGTATGAACACTGGAGGCTCCTATAATTGTCACTGCAACCGAGGCTACCGCCTCCATGTGGGCGCAGGGGGACGATCGTGCGTAG ACCTGAATGAGTGCGCCAAGCCTCACCTGTGCGGCGACGGCGGCTTTTGCATCAACTTCCCCGGTCACTATAAATGCAACTGCTACCCTGGCTACCGGCTCAAATCCTCCCGACCTCCCGTGTGTGAAG ACATCGACGAGTGTCGCGACCCTAGCACCTGCCCCGATGGCAAATGTGAAAACAAACCTGGCAGCTTTAAGTGCATCGCGTGCCAGCCCGGCTATCGCAGCCAGGGGGGCGGGGCCTGTCGTG ATGTCAACGAGTGCTCCGAGGGCAGTCCCTGTTCTCCAGGATGGTGCGAGAACCTTCCCGGCTCCTTCCGATGCACTTGCGCCCAGGGATACGAGCCCGCACCGGACGGCCGCAGCTGCGTGG ACGTGGATGAGTGTGAGGCTGGGAGGAGCATGTGCAGCAATGGTATCTGCACCAACACACCGGGCTCCTTCCAGTGCCAGTGCCTCTCTGGCTATCATCTGTCAAGGGACCGGAGCCACTGTGAGG ACATCGATGAATGTGACTTCCCCGCGGCCTGCATTGGAGGTGACTGCATCAATACCAATGGCTCCTACAGATGTCTTTGTCCCCAGGGGCATCGGCTGGTGGGCGGCAGGAAGTGTCAAG ATATAGATGAGTGCAGCCAGGACCCAGGCCTGTGCCTGCCCCATGGGACCTGTGAAAACCTCCAGGGCTCCTACGTCTGTGTCTGTGACGAGGGCTTCACACTCACCCAGGACCAGCATGGCTGTGAGG AGGTGGAGCAGCCCCACCACAAGAAGGAGTGCTACCTTAACTTTGATGACACCGTGTTCTGCGACAGCGTGTTGGCCACCAATGTCACCCAGCAGGAGTGCTGCTGCTCACTAGGAGCTGGCTGGGGAGACCACTGTGAAATCTATCCCTGTCCGGTCTACAGCTCAG CTGAGTTTCACAGCCTCTGTCCTGACGGAAAGGGCTACACACAGGACAACAACATCGTCAACTATGGCATCCCAGCCCACCGTG ACATCGACGAGTGTGTGCTGTTTGGGGCGGAGATCTGCAAGGAAGGCAAGTGTGTAAACACACAGCCCGGCTACGAGTGCTACTGCAAGCAGGGCTTCTACTACGATGGCAACCTGCTGGAATGTGTAG ACGTGGACGAGTGCTTGGACGAGTCCAACTGCAGGAACGGAGTGTGTGAGAACACACGCGGTGGCTACCGCTGCGCCTGCACGCCACCCGCAGAGTATAGCCCGGTGCAACGGCAGTGTCTAAGCCCAGAGGAGATGG AGCATGCCCCAGAGCGACGTGAAGTATGCTGGGGCCAGCGAGGAGAGGATGGCATGTGTATGGGGCCCCTAGCCGGGCCTGCCCTCACTTTTGATGACTGCTGTTGCCGCCAGGGCCGGGGCTGGGGCACCCAGTGCAGACCATGCCCGCCACGTGGCACTG GGTCCCAGTGTCCGACTTCGCAGAGTGAGAGCAATTCTTTCTGGGACACGAGCCCCCTAGTGCTGGGGAAGTCTCCTCGAG ACGAGGACAGCTCCGAAGAAGATTCAGATGAGTGCCGCTGTGTGAGCGGTCGCTGTGTGCAGCGGCCAGGAGGGGCAGTGTGTGAGTGTCCTGGCGGCTTTCAGCTGGACGCCTCCCGCGCCCGTTGCGTGG ACATCGATGAGTGCCGAGAGCTGAATCAGCGTGGGCTGCTGTGCAAGAGCGAGCGGTGCGTGAACACGAGTGGTTCCTTCCGCTGTGTCTGCAAAGCTGGCTTCACACGCAGCCGCCCTCATGGGGCCTGCGTGCCTCAGCGGCGCCGCTGA